A single genomic interval of Salmo trutta chromosome 13, fSalTru1.1, whole genome shotgun sequence harbors:
- the LOC115206087 gene encoding transgelin isoform X1, whose protein sequence is MANKGPQVGMANKGPSYGMSRVVQDKIDKKYDAEVEELLVQWIVAQCGSGVGKPESGKLGFQDWLKDGCVLSELINSLHKDNKPIKKIASSSMAFKQMEQISQFLTAAESFGVIKTDMFQTVDLWEGKDLAAVQRTLMSLGSVAVTKDDGSYRGDPNWFFKKAQENRREFTDDQLKAGKGVIGLQMGSNKGASQTGMSYGATRQIQ, encoded by the exons ATGGCAAACAAG GGTCCCCAGGTAGGCATGGCCAACAAAGGTCCATCTTATGGCATGAGCCGGGTGGTGCAGGACAAGATTGACAAGAAGTACGACGCTGAGGTGGAGGAGCTTTTGGTGCAGTGGATTGTGGCCCAGTGTGGATCTGGAGTTGGGAAGCCCGAATCTGGCAAACTGGGCTTCCAGGACTGGCTTAAGGACGGATGT GTTCTGAGTGAGCTCATTAACAGTCTGCATAAGGACAACAAGCCGATCAAGAAGATAGCCAGCTCAAGCATGGCCTTCAAACAGATGGAGCAGATCTCACAGTTCCTAACTGCTGCCGAGAGCTTCGGCGTCATCAAGACCGACATGTTCCAGACCGTGGATCTCTGGGAAG GGAAGGATTTGGCTGCAGTCCAGAGGACACTGATGTCCCTCGGCAGCGTGGCTGTCACCAAGGATGACGGCAGTTACCGCGGCGACCCCAACTGGTTCTTCAA GAAAGCCCAGGAGAACCGGAGGGAGTTCACAGACGACCAGTTGAAGGCGGGGAAGGGTGTGATTGGCCTGCAGATGGGCTCCAACAAAGGGGCGAGCCAGACTGGCATGTCGTACGGGGCCACCCGACAGATCCAATAA
- the LOC115206087 gene encoding transgelin isoform X2 — protein sequence MANKGPSYGMSRVVQDKIDKKYDAEVEELLVQWIVAQCGSGVGKPESGKLGFQDWLKDGCVLSELINSLHKDNKPIKKIASSSMAFKQMEQISQFLTAAESFGVIKTDMFQTVDLWEGKDLAAVQRTLMSLGSVAVTKDDGSYRGDPNWFFKKAQENRREFTDDQLKAGKGVIGLQMGSNKGASQTGMSYGATRQIQ from the exons ATGGCCAACAAAGGTCCATCTTATGGCATGAGCCGGGTGGTGCAGGACAAGATTGACAAGAAGTACGACGCTGAGGTGGAGGAGCTTTTGGTGCAGTGGATTGTGGCCCAGTGTGGATCTGGAGTTGGGAAGCCCGAATCTGGCAAACTGGGCTTCCAGGACTGGCTTAAGGACGGATGT GTTCTGAGTGAGCTCATTAACAGTCTGCATAAGGACAACAAGCCGATCAAGAAGATAGCCAGCTCAAGCATGGCCTTCAAACAGATGGAGCAGATCTCACAGTTCCTAACTGCTGCCGAGAGCTTCGGCGTCATCAAGACCGACATGTTCCAGACCGTGGATCTCTGGGAAG GGAAGGATTTGGCTGCAGTCCAGAGGACACTGATGTCCCTCGGCAGCGTGGCTGTCACCAAGGATGACGGCAGTTACCGCGGCGACCCCAACTGGTTCTTCAA GAAAGCCCAGGAGAACCGGAGGGAGTTCACAGACGACCAGTTGAAGGCGGGGAAGGGTGTGATTGGCCTGCAGATGGGCTCCAACAAAGGGGCGAGCCAGACTGGCATGTCGTACGGGGCCACCCGACAGATCCAATAA
- the cbln18 gene encoding complement C1q-like protein 4: MKFVAVSAVCLWGVLCLCASVKAIGTLELMRDAAVGWTGALPCGKWDCECAFNSQRGCCCVANEMSMLEDRTFMRMVDMWEQLTRLDNDIKEVTGNNKIAFTAAMRSRSDCFGPFTSNVPIRYYAVSLNQGNGYNDALGTFTAPRAGLYSFSFTTYSNVGVDGERLYHKVQLIKNNEVVASVWEDNREDTEDSATHSVLVSLRQGDQVYVELLSGRSLCGNTKEYNRFSGYLVYPFTQE; encoded by the exons ATGAAGTTTGTTGCAGTGTCTGCTGTGTGCCTGTGGGGGGTGCTGTGCCTCTGTGCCAGTGTGAAGGCCATTGGGACTTTAGAGCTGATGCGAGATGCAGCAG TGGGCTGGACTGGGGCCCTGCCCTGTGGGAAGTGGGACTGTGAGTGTGCTTTCAACAGCCAGCGGGGCTGCTGCTGTGTGGCCAATGAGATGAGTATGCTGGAGGACCGCACCTTCATGCGCATGGTGGACATGTGGGAGCAGCTCACCCGATTGGACAACGACATCAAGGAAGTCACAG GCAACAATAAGATTGCGTTCACCGCGGCGATGAGATCTAGAAGCGACTGCTTCGGGCCCTTCACTAGCAACGTGCCAATCCGCTACTACGCCGTCTCTCTCAACCAGGGTAACGGATACAATGACGCTCTGG GTACCTTCACCGCCCCCCGCGCCGGCCTCTACTCCTTCTCCTTCACGACCTACTCCAACGTGGGCGTGGACGGCGAGCGTCTTTACCACAAGGTGCAGCTGATAAAGAACAACGAAGTGGTGGCCTCTGTGTGGGAGGACAACCGGGAGGACACGGAGGACAGCGCCACCCATTCGGTGCTGGTGTCTCTGCGCCAGGGCGACCAGGTGTACGTGGAGCTGCTCTCCGGCAGGAGTCTGTGTGGCAACACCAAGGAGTACAACAGGTTCAGCGGATACCTGGTCTACCCCTTCACACAGGAGTAG